One window of the Nitrospirae bacterium CG2_30_53_67 genome contains the following:
- a CDS encoding anthranilate/aminodeoxychorismate synthase component II (TrpG; with TrpE catalyzes the formation of anthranilate and glutamate from chorismate and glutamine; TrpG provides the glutamine amidotransferase activity), with the protein MLLMIDNYDSFTYNLVQYFGELGEDLVVYRNDQITIVGIEELKPGRIVISPGPCTPKEAGISVEAIRHFAGRLPILGVCLGHQSMGAAFGAEIVGAKRLMHGKTSEIRHDGKTIFSGLPNPFAATRYHSLVIRRGTLSEEFEITAESEDGEIMGIRHKRWPMEGVQFHPESILTTVGHDLLKNFLEL; encoded by the coding sequence ATGCTGCTGATGATCGACAACTATGATTCGTTCACCTACAACCTCGTTCAGTATTTCGGGGAACTCGGGGAAGACCTGGTCGTCTACCGGAATGATCAAATCACCATCGTCGGGATCGAGGAGCTCAAACCCGGCCGAATCGTGATCTCGCCGGGGCCGTGCACACCCAAAGAAGCCGGGATATCGGTGGAGGCCATCCGGCATTTTGCCGGACGGCTCCCGATCCTGGGCGTCTGCCTCGGCCATCAGTCCATGGGAGCGGCCTTCGGGGCGGAGATTGTCGGCGCCAAACGGCTGATGCACGGTAAGACCTCGGAGATCCGGCATGATGGGAAGACGATCTTCTCCGGTCTCCCCAATCCCTTTGCGGCCACCCGTTATCACTCCCTGGTGATCCGGAGGGGAACGCTTTCCGAGGAGTTCGAGATCACAGCCGAGTCCGAAGACGGGGAGATCATGGGGATCCGTCACAAGCGCTGGCCCATGGAAGGGGTTCAGTTTCATCCGGAGTCGATCCTCACGACGGTGGGGCATGATCTGTTAAAGAATTTCCTTGAATTATAA
- a CDS encoding tryptophan synthase subunit beta has protein sequence MQDKMKKMNLPDHRGHFNEFGGKFVPETLMPALEELEREYALARQDPSFSEELENYLKEYVGRPTPLSLAQRLTDRLGGARIYLKREDLNHTGAHKINNTLGQILLARRMGKKRIIAETGAGQHGVATATAAALFGLECEIFMGEEDIERQALNVFRMHLLGAKVTPVLSGSRTLKDATNEAIRDWVTHVKDTHYIIGSVVGPHPYPMMVRDFQSVIGRETREQILEKEGRLPDYLVACVGGGSNAIGLFHPFVDDPSVRFIGVEAAGLGIETGKHAASIAAGERGVLHGSMSFLLQDRDGQVIPAHSISAGLDYPGVGPEHAYYHVTGRAKYVSVTDDEALEGLQLLSKTEGIIPALESAHAVAYLKKLIPGTGKNQIVVLNLSGRGDKDVNHVAKILEKRK, from the coding sequence ATACAGGATAAAATGAAAAAGATGAACCTGCCCGATCATCGCGGACATTTTAATGAATTCGGCGGCAAATTTGTGCCGGAGACCCTGATGCCGGCCCTGGAGGAACTGGAGCGGGAGTATGCCCTGGCCCGGCAGGATCCCTCTTTCTCGGAAGAACTGGAGAATTACCTCAAGGAATACGTGGGGAGACCGACACCGCTTAGTCTGGCCCAGCGCCTCACCGACCGTCTGGGAGGGGCCAGGATCTATCTGAAGAGGGAGGATCTGAATCATACCGGCGCGCATAAGATCAACAATACCCTCGGCCAGATCCTTCTTGCACGGCGCATGGGAAAGAAACGGATTATCGCAGAAACCGGCGCAGGGCAGCACGGAGTGGCCACGGCCACGGCAGCGGCCCTGTTCGGCCTTGAGTGCGAGATCTTCATGGGAGAGGAAGATATCGAACGGCAGGCCCTCAATGTCTTCCGGATGCATCTCCTGGGAGCCAAGGTTACCCCGGTCCTTTCAGGGAGCCGGACTTTGAAGGATGCCACCAACGAAGCCATCCGGGACTGGGTCACCCATGTAAAGGATACCCATTATATCATCGGTTCCGTGGTGGGCCCCCACCCCTATCCCATGATGGTCCGGGATTTCCAGTCGGTGATCGGCAGGGAGACCCGTGAGCAGATCTTGGAAAAAGAAGGGAGACTCCCCGATTATCTCGTGGCCTGTGTGGGGGGAGGGAGCAATGCCATCGGCCTCTTCCATCCTTTCGTGGATGATCCGTCCGTACGCTTCATCGGTGTGGAGGCCGCGGGCCTGGGTATTGAAACCGGAAAGCATGCGGCCTCCATAGCGGCGGGAGAGAGAGGCGTGCTCCACGGGAGCATGAGCTTCCTGCTTCAGGACCGAGACGGGCAGGTCATCCCGGCCCATTCCATTTCCGCGGGGCTCGATTATCCCGGGGTCGGGCCGGAGCACGCCTATTACCACGTGACCGGGCGGGCCAAGTATGTTTCCGTCACGGATGATGAGGCCCTGGAAGGGCTGCAGCTTCTCTCTAAAACCGAGGGGATTATCCCTGCCCTGGAGAGCGCCCATGCCGTCGCCTATCTGAAGAAGCTGATTCCCGGTACGGGGAAGAATCAGATCGTGGTCTTGAACCTGTCGGGCCGGGGAGATAAGGATGTGAACCATGTGGCCAAGATTCTGGAAAAGAGAAAATAA
- a CDS encoding N-(5'-phosphoribosyl)anthranilate isomerase, with amino-acid sequence MRTRIKICGITNLNDALSAVKSGADALGFVFYQQSPRYIEPETASRIIRNLPPLVTAVGVFVNEEIEKVHEIAGDCLLDLLQFHGSESPEYCERHKKRVIKAFRVKDASSLSEVSKYKDKVNGYLLDSCSEDAYGGTGSAFDWSVACEISRHFPVVLAGGLTPGNVGEAVSVVEPYGVDVSSGVERAPGIKDMGKMRSFVESVRKADAERYRIK; translated from the coding sequence ATGAGGACGCGGATCAAGATCTGCGGGATCACGAATCTGAACGATGCCCTCTCCGCCGTGAAGTCAGGCGCCGATGCCCTCGGGTTTGTTTTTTATCAGCAGAGCCCGAGGTATATTGAGCCGGAGACTGCATCGAGAATCATCCGGAATCTCCCTCCTCTGGTGACGGCGGTGGGTGTCTTTGTCAACGAGGAGATTGAAAAGGTCCATGAGATCGCAGGTGACTGTCTGCTGGACCTTCTCCAGTTCCATGGTTCGGAATCGCCTGAATATTGTGAACGGCACAAAAAGCGTGTGATCAAGGCCTTTCGAGTCAAGGACGCCTCTTCCCTATCGGAGGTAAGCAAATATAAGGATAAGGTCAACGGGTATCTTCTGGACAGTTGCTCGGAAGATGCCTACGGCGGGACCGGGAGCGCCTTTGACTGGTCGGTCGCCTGTGAAATCAGCCGGCACTTTCCGGTCGTGCTGGCCGGCGGACTCACCCCCGGCAATGTGGGGGAGGCCGTTTCGGTGGTCGAGCCTTACGGCGTGGATGTCAGCTCAGGTGTGGAGCGCGCGCCGGGGATCAAAGACATGGGAAAAATGCGAAGTTTTGTTGAGTCGGTCCGTAAAGCCGATGCAGAAAGATACAGGATAAAATGA
- a CDS encoding anthranilate synthase component I — protein sequence MLYPSLKEFIRKSRQGNLIPVHKEILADMETPVSAFRKIDQGGFSFLLESVEGGEKWGRYSFLGSRPAAVIESKDNEVRVMSDGVSLKSGRGEDPVDFIRAYMSRFKPVNDPDLPRFLGGAVGYIGYDMVRFFERIPDVPKEDSGFPEMLLMVMADLLIFDNMGKKILIVSNVFLDDGEDPETAYHQAEERINRMIERLNVPCKIVNLSLPKAVDLEIPASSFTKSRFCEAVKRAKEYIVAGDVIQVVLSQRFRTRVINDPFDIYRVLRTVNPSPYMYYLHMGEIRIVGSSPEVLVRVEGDRVEVRPIAGTRPRGRDEEEDQALMAELLSDPKERAEHIMLVDLGRNDVGRVSKAGSVKVPELMVIEKYSHVMHIVSDVTGELEAGKDAYDVLRACFPAGTVSGAPKIRAMEIIEELEPVRRGPYAGAVGYIGFSGNMDTCITIRTMIIRGEDLFLQAGAGIVADSDPEREYEETINKAKGMLKAMEIARQGIV from the coding sequence ATGCTCTATCCGTCACTGAAAGAATTCATCCGGAAGTCCAGACAGGGGAACCTGATCCCGGTTCACAAAGAGATCCTGGCGGATATGGAGACCCCGGTCTCGGCCTTTCGGAAGATCGACCAGGGGGGATTCTCTTTCCTGCTTGAAAGCGTGGAGGGAGGAGAGAAATGGGGCCGCTACAGTTTTCTCGGGAGCAGGCCCGCCGCCGTCATCGAGTCCAAAGACAACGAGGTCCGTGTGATGAGTGACGGGGTTTCTCTGAAGAGCGGCAGGGGGGAGGATCCGGTTGATTTTATCCGGGCCTATATGTCACGGTTCAAACCGGTGAATGATCCCGATCTTCCGCGCTTTCTGGGGGGAGCGGTGGGGTATATCGGATACGACATGGTTCGGTTTTTCGAGCGCATACCCGATGTGCCTAAGGAGGACTCCGGGTTTCCGGAGATGCTCCTGATGGTCATGGCCGACCTCCTGATTTTTGACAATATGGGAAAGAAGATCCTGATCGTTTCCAATGTCTTTCTCGATGACGGAGAGGACCCTGAGACGGCCTATCATCAGGCCGAAGAACGGATCAACCGGATGATTGAGCGGCTGAATGTCCCCTGTAAAATCGTCAACCTCTCCCTCCCCAAGGCCGTGGATCTTGAAATCCCGGCATCCAGTTTTACAAAAAGCCGGTTTTGTGAGGCGGTGAAGCGCGCCAAGGAATACATCGTGGCCGGAGACGTGATCCAGGTGGTCCTGTCCCAGCGGTTCCGGACCCGGGTCATAAACGATCCCTTTGACATCTACCGGGTTCTCCGGACCGTCAATCCTTCTCCTTATATGTATTATCTCCACATGGGGGAGATCCGGATCGTGGGGTCATCGCCTGAGGTCCTGGTCCGCGTGGAAGGAGACCGGGTCGAGGTCCGGCCGATTGCGGGCACCAGGCCTCGAGGGCGTGACGAGGAGGAAGACCAGGCGCTCATGGCCGAGCTTCTCTCCGACCCCAAAGAGCGGGCGGAGCATATCATGCTGGTGGATCTGGGGAGAAACGATGTGGGACGCGTCTCCAAGGCCGGCAGCGTGAAGGTTCCGGAACTCATGGTGATTGAAAAATACTCCCATGTCATGCATATCGTCTCGGACGTGACCGGGGAACTGGAGGCCGGCAAGGATGCCTATGATGTGCTCCGTGCCTGCTTTCCTGCAGGGACCGTGTCCGGCGCTCCGAAGATCCGGGCCATGGAGATCATCGAGGAGCTGGAACCGGTGAGACGCGGTCCTTATGCCGGCGCCGTGGGATACATCGGTTTCTCCGGCAATATGGACACCTGCATTACGATCCGCACCATGATCATCCGGGGAGAGGATCTCTTCCTTCAGGCGGGGGCGGGGATTGTGGCCGACTCGGACCCTGAACGCGAATATGAAGAGACCATCAACAAGGCCAAAGGGATGCTCAAGGCCATGGAGATCGCCAGGCAGGGGATTGTGTGA
- a CDS encoding tryptophan synthase subunit alpha produces MSRIDEVFKRLKKENGVALMPFMTAGDPDLHMTGSVIRELEKNGADIIELGIPFSDPLADGPTIQRSSQRALAGGVSLAKILIFLKELRRDVSIPIVLMGYYNPFFRYGLERFAGDAKEAGADGLIVPDLPPEEAEDLIREARRVDLDTVFLLAPTSTEERIKRIAAVSRGFVYYVSLTGVTGQRDRLSDDIGLSIDRIRKVTSQPVCVGFGISKPEHAGRVSRFADGVIVGSALVGFIEEHLNDPACPFRAGDFLLEFRKATKRQG; encoded by the coding sequence TTGAGCAGGATCGACGAAGTCTTCAAGAGGTTGAAAAAAGAGAACGGCGTGGCCCTGATGCCGTTTATGACGGCCGGGGATCCTGACCTCCATATGACCGGGAGCGTCATCCGGGAGCTGGAGAAGAACGGCGCCGATATCATTGAACTCGGCATCCCTTTTTCTGATCCTCTGGCGGACGGCCCGACCATCCAGCGTTCATCCCAGCGGGCCCTGGCCGGAGGGGTTTCCCTCGCCAAGATTCTGATCTTTCTTAAGGAACTGAGAAGGGATGTCTCCATACCGATCGTGCTCATGGGGTATTACAACCCCTTTTTCCGTTACGGTTTGGAACGTTTTGCCGGAGACGCCAAAGAGGCAGGCGCCGACGGGTTGATCGTCCCCGACCTTCCGCCTGAGGAGGCGGAAGACCTGATCCGTGAGGCCCGCAGGGTAGACCTCGATACCGTCTTCCTCCTCGCGCCCACGAGTACGGAGGAGAGGATCAAACGGATCGCCGCGGTCAGCCGCGGCTTTGTTTATTACGTATCGCTGACCGGCGTCACCGGCCAGAGAGACCGGCTTTCCGATGACATCGGTCTTTCCATAGACAGGATCCGCAAAGTCACGTCGCAGCCGGTCTGTGTGGGTTTCGGCATATCGAAACCTGAACATGCCGGCAGGGTGAGCCGTTTTGCCGACGGGGTGATCGTCGGGAGCGCCCTGGTGGGATTCATCGAGGAACACTTGAATGATCCGGCATGCCCTTTTAGGGCGGGTGATTTCCTGTTGGAGTTCCGCAAGGCAACGAAACGGCAGGGATGA
- a CDS encoding anthranilate phosphoribosyltransferase produces MIVNAVKKLVIGTNLNREECYGAMDDIMGGRATPAQIASFITALRIKGETVEEIAACAQVMRDRVVRVHVEAEDLVDTCGTGGDGARTFNISTTAAFVVAGAGITVAKHGNRSVSSQSGSADLFAALGVNIQAGIPVVERCLREVGIGFLFAPLLHGAMKHAIGPRQEIGIRTVFNILGPLTNPAGAPNQVIGVYDPELTETLCQVLRELGSRRAYVVHGCDGLDEITLTGTTRVSELKNNRIWTFNLDPAEFGFRYCRPEDLKGGDAETNAKITLSILNGEPGPKRDVILLNAAAAIYVAGRSKSLKEGLAAAADSIESGRAMNKLEALKRVSSEGA; encoded by the coding sequence ATGATCGTCAATGCCGTTAAAAAACTTGTGATTGGCACGAACCTGAACCGGGAAGAGTGTTACGGGGCCATGGATGACATCATGGGCGGCCGGGCCACGCCGGCGCAGATCGCCTCCTTCATCACCGCGCTCAGGATCAAGGGAGAGACCGTGGAAGAGATCGCGGCCTGCGCCCAGGTCATGAGGGACCGGGTGGTCAGGGTCCATGTGGAAGCCGAGGACCTGGTGGATACCTGCGGCACCGGCGGTGATGGGGCCCGGACCTTCAATATCTCCACTACGGCCGCCTTTGTGGTGGCCGGGGCCGGGATCACGGTTGCCAAACACGGGAACCGGTCCGTCTCCAGCCAGAGCGGGAGCGCGGATCTCTTCGCCGCCCTCGGAGTGAATATCCAAGCCGGCATCCCCGTGGTGGAGCGCTGCCTTCGTGAAGTCGGCATCGGTTTTCTCTTCGCCCCCCTGCTGCACGGGGCCATGAAGCATGCCATAGGACCGAGACAGGAGATCGGGATACGGACCGTCTTCAATATCCTGGGTCCTCTCACCAATCCGGCCGGGGCTCCAAACCAGGTAATCGGGGTCTATGACCCGGAACTCACCGAGACCTTGTGCCAGGTCCTTCGCGAATTGGGGAGCCGCAGGGCCTATGTGGTGCATGGCTGCGACGGGCTGGACGAAATCACCCTCACCGGAACGACCAGGGTTTCAGAACTCAAGAACAACCGGATCTGGACCTTCAATCTGGACCCCGCCGAATTCGGTTTTCGTTATTGCAGGCCTGAAGACCTGAAGGGGGGAGATGCCGAAACCAATGCGAAGATCACCCTCTCGATCCTGAATGGAGAACCCGGACCCAAGAGGGACGTCATCCTCCTGAACGCGGCCGCCGCCATCTATGTGGCAGGCAGGTCCAAATCCCTGAAAGAGGGACTGGCCGCGGCCGCCGATTCCATCGAATCGGGAAGAGCCATGAACAAACTGGAAGCATTGAAGAGGGTTTCATCGGAAGGCGCGTGA